From Thermus neutrinimicus, the proteins below share one genomic window:
- a CDS encoding ABC transporter ATP-binding protein, with product MRLRIEDLETGYGKAQVLFGMDLEVREGELVALLGANGAGKTTLLRTISGLIRPWRGRILWDGQDLAGLSPAKRARLGLGHVPEGRQLFPLMTVEENLRLGAAFLAPGREKEGFERVYTLFPRLAERKGQLAGTLSGGEQQMLAIARALMGFPKILLVDEPSLGLAPRLAEEVLRTLKRVAEEGVGVLLVEQNAALSLEVAARAYVMEHGRIVLQGTAPAVLEDPRVREAYLSL from the coding sequence ATGAGGCTAAGGATAGAGGACCTGGAAACCGGCTATGGCAAGGCCCAGGTGCTCTTCGGCATGGACCTCGAGGTGCGCGAAGGGGAGCTAGTGGCCCTCCTCGGGGCCAATGGAGCGGGCAAGACCACCCTGCTCCGGACCATTTCCGGCCTAATCCGTCCCTGGCGGGGCAGGATCCTGTGGGATGGACAGGACCTCGCAGGCCTTTCCCCCGCTAAGAGAGCCAGGCTAGGGCTGGGCCACGTGCCCGAGGGCAGGCAGCTCTTTCCTCTGATGACCGTGGAGGAAAACCTCCGCCTAGGGGCGGCTTTCCTGGCCCCTGGCCGGGAAAAAGAGGGTTTTGAACGGGTCTACACCCTCTTTCCCCGGCTTGCGGAACGAAAGGGACAGCTTGCCGGCACCCTCTCCGGCGGGGAACAACAAATGCTGGCCATCGCCCGGGCCCTTATGGGCTTTCCCAAAATTCTTCTGGTGGATGAGCCCTCCTTAGGACTCGCTCCCCGCCTGGCGGAGGAGGTGCTCCGTACCCTTAAGCGGGTGGCGGAGGAAGGGGTGGGGGTGTTGCTGGTGGAGCAAAACGCGGCACTTTCCCTAGAGGTAGCCGCCAGGGCCTATGTGATGGAGCACGGCCGCATCGTGCTCCAAGGTACCGCCCCTGCGGTCCTCGAGGATCCCAGGGTAAGAGAGGCCTATCTGAGCCTCTAG
- a CDS encoding helix-turn-helix domain-containing protein produces MAWHYAREIPDYARLDTRILERDVAVVSFEYLRALEGGDEVESLALAVGQRRRSQGVSLPALLRAYRLWAKDALEALRASTPSRMVELAPRVLELLDRVSEASTRGYHQALEGRLPRGPLVGVGVGFADAGAVALAPRHLSLPPEAMFYEQSPFGALLFLAAPLSEVERELKGLARQSGAVLWVEEGMDAPKTRAGLEEALVLGKHLHLPPGLYPTRLLWPLAIALDSSKGRERLLGLLAPLESHPELLATLEAYLQSGFSLKRAAHRLGLHSNTVLYRLHRVEDLTGLRLSRVEDLCLVSMALYLYRAVGDGL; encoded by the coding sequence ATGGCCTGGCACTACGCCCGGGAAATCCCTGATTATGCTCGGCTGGATACACGCATCCTCGAGCGGGATGTGGCTGTGGTTTCCTTTGAGTACTTGCGGGCCCTTGAGGGGGGGGATGAGGTGGAAAGCCTGGCCCTAGCGGTGGGCCAGCGCCGGCGGAGCCAGGGTGTCTCCCTCCCGGCCCTGCTCCGGGCTTACCGTTTATGGGCAAAGGATGCCCTCGAGGCCTTAAGGGCCTCCACGCCAAGCCGGATGGTGGAGCTGGCGCCTCGGGTGCTGGAGCTCCTGGACCGGGTGAGCGAAGCCTCGACCCGGGGCTATCACCAGGCCCTGGAGGGGAGGCTTCCCCGGGGACCGCTGGTGGGGGTCGGGGTGGGGTTTGCCGATGCCGGGGCTGTGGCCTTAGCCCCACGCCACCTGAGCCTCCCTCCTGAGGCGATGTTCTACGAACAGAGCCCCTTTGGCGCCCTTCTCTTCCTGGCGGCACCGCTGTCCGAGGTGGAGCGGGAGCTTAAGGGCCTGGCCCGGCAATCCGGAGCCGTGCTTTGGGTGGAGGAAGGGATGGATGCCCCAAAAACCAGGGCAGGTTTGGAGGAAGCCCTGGTCCTTGGGAAGCATCTGCACCTGCCCCCGGGGCTTTACCCCACCCGCTTGCTGTGGCCTTTGGCCATTGCCCTGGACTCCTCCAAGGGGAGGGAGCGGCTTTTAGGGCTCCTGGCTCCCCTGGAATCCCACCCGGAGCTTTTGGCGACCTTGGAGGCTTATCTGCAGTCCGGGTTTTCCCTCAAGAGGGCGGCCCATCGCCTGGGACTCCATTCCAACACGGTTCTTTATCGGCTTCACCGGGTTGAGGATCTGACGGGTCTTCGCCTAAGCCGGGTGGAGGATTTATGCCTCGTAAGCATGGCCCTATACCTCTATCGTGCGGTGGGGGATGGCTTGTAG
- a CDS encoding CoA-acylating methylmalonate-semialdehyde dehydrogenase → MVKNLIGAQWQEVSRPTLPVYNPATGEVIEEVPLSGKEEVDQAVAAARRAFEGWSRTPLMERVRLMFRFKELLEKHFEDLARLVTLHHGKTLEEARGEVRRGIEVVDFACGAPTLLQGRTLREVTGGVDQNLFHYPLGVVAGIPPFNFPVMIPLWMFPIAVVAGNTFVLKPSERTPLGAVRLAELFLEAGFPEGVLNLVHGAQEAAEALVSHPEVRAVQFVGSEPVARRVYQLAAQHGKRVSAAGGAKNHLVVMPDADLDQAIPAILNSAFGNAGERCLAGSVAVEVGGIGSELLERIVESARRLRVGPGWEEGVQVGPLIREEHRRRVVGYIQKGLEEGARLALDGRGIEGQGFFLGPTVLDRVSPRMAVGREEIFGPVLSVSYAKDLEEAIAQANAVPYGNMATLFTQSGRAAREFRERVQAGMVGINVGVAQPFAFYPFSGWRNSFFGDLHPHGPDAFLFYTQRKVVVERW, encoded by the coding sequence ATGGTCAAGAACCTGATCGGAGCCCAGTGGCAGGAGGTTTCCCGCCCCACGCTGCCCGTGTACAACCCCGCCACCGGGGAGGTGATCGAGGAGGTTCCCCTCTCGGGGAAGGAGGAGGTGGACCAGGCGGTGGCTGCGGCCAGGAGAGCCTTTGAGGGGTGGAGCCGCACCCCCCTCATGGAGCGGGTCCGCCTCATGTTCCGTTTCAAGGAGCTTTTGGAGAAGCACTTTGAGGACCTGGCCCGCCTGGTCACCCTCCACCACGGCAAGACCCTGGAGGAGGCCCGGGGGGAGGTGCGCCGGGGCATCGAGGTGGTGGACTTCGCCTGCGGGGCCCCCACCCTTCTCCAGGGCCGCACCCTGCGGGAGGTCACGGGCGGGGTGGACCAGAACCTCTTCCACTACCCCTTGGGGGTGGTGGCCGGGATCCCCCCCTTCAACTTCCCGGTGATGATCCCCTTGTGGATGTTCCCCATCGCGGTGGTGGCGGGGAATACCTTCGTGCTCAAGCCCTCGGAGAGAACCCCCCTGGGGGCGGTGCGCCTGGCGGAGCTCTTCCTGGAGGCGGGCTTCCCCGAGGGGGTCCTGAACCTGGTCCATGGGGCCCAGGAGGCGGCGGAGGCCCTGGTGAGCCACCCGGAGGTGAGGGCGGTGCAGTTCGTGGGCTCCGAGCCTGTGGCCCGGAGGGTCTACCAGCTGGCCGCCCAGCACGGCAAGAGGGTCTCGGCGGCCGGGGGGGCCAAGAACCACCTGGTGGTGATGCCGGACGCCGACCTGGACCAGGCCATCCCCGCCATCCTCAACTCCGCCTTTGGCAACGCCGGGGAGAGGTGCCTGGCGGGGAGCGTGGCCGTGGAGGTGGGGGGGATCGGGTCCGAGCTCCTGGAGAGGATTGTGGAGAGCGCCCGTAGGCTCAGGGTGGGTCCGGGATGGGAGGAGGGGGTGCAGGTGGGCCCCTTGATCCGGGAGGAGCACCGGAGGCGGGTGGTGGGGTACATCCAGAAGGGCCTGGAGGAGGGGGCCAGGCTGGCCCTGGACGGGCGGGGCATCGAGGGCCAAGGCTTCTTCCTGGGGCCCACGGTGCTGGACCGGGTCTCCCCCCGGATGGCGGTGGGGCGGGAGGAGATCTTCGGCCCGGTGCTCTCCGTCTCCTATGCGAAGGACCTGGAGGAGGCCATCGCCCAGGCCAACGCCGTGCCCTACGGCAACATGGCCACCCTCTTCACCCAAAGCGGCCGGGCGGCCCGGGAGTTTAGGGAAAGGGTCCAGGCAGGCATGGTGGGGATCAACGTGGGTGTGGCCCAGCCCTTTGCCTTCTACCCCTTCTCCGGATGGCGCAACTCCTTCTTCGGCGACCTCCACCCCCATGGCCCCGATGCCTTCCTCTTCTACACCCAAAGGAAGGTGGTGGTGGAAAGGTGGTGA
- a CDS encoding zinc-binding dehydrogenase, which yields MRAAVLERVGEPLRVEEVPIPEPKAGEVLVRVAACGVCHTDLHVIKGEVAFPTPCVLGHEISGTVAALGPGVEGLKVGAKVVSSFIMPCGQCYYCLRGEEDLCERFFSYNRLKGVLYDGTTRLFRKDGTPLWMYSMGGLAEYAVVPATDVFPLPEGIPLEEAAVLGCALFTAYGAVKTAGLEGGESVAVVATGGVGLGIVQIARAFGAHPVVAIDLRPEKLAKAKALGATHTFVPAEAPQAVQDLTGGRGVDVAFEALGKPETFRLALNLLRDGGRMVPVGIAPQGVEAGVEITRLVRRKLRILGSYGAKPRKDMPILLKLAQAGIVGVGAGVSDRFALEEADLAYRHLDKGEIVGRAVVLMGGGT from the coding sequence ATGCGGGCAGCGGTCCTGGAGCGGGTGGGGGAACCCTTGAGGGTAGAGGAGGTTCCTATCCCCGAACCCAAGGCCGGAGAGGTCCTGGTGCGGGTGGCGGCCTGCGGGGTATGCCACACGGATCTCCATGTGATCAAAGGAGAAGTAGCCTTCCCTACCCCTTGCGTGCTAGGACACGAGATCTCGGGCACGGTGGCCGCCTTAGGCCCGGGAGTGGAGGGCCTAAAGGTGGGCGCAAAGGTGGTCTCCAGCTTCATCATGCCCTGCGGGCAGTGCTACTACTGCCTCAGAGGAGAAGAAGACCTCTGCGAGCGCTTCTTCAGCTATAACCGCCTAAAGGGTGTGCTCTACGACGGCACCACCCGGCTCTTCCGCAAGGACGGGACTCCCCTATGGATGTACTCCATGGGCGGCTTAGCAGAGTATGCGGTGGTCCCGGCCACAGACGTCTTTCCCTTACCCGAAGGGATCCCCCTAGAGGAAGCCGCCGTCCTGGGGTGCGCCCTCTTCACCGCCTACGGTGCGGTGAAGACCGCTGGCCTCGAGGGTGGGGAATCGGTGGCCGTGGTGGCCACCGGCGGGGTGGGCCTAGGGATCGTCCAGATCGCCCGGGCGTTTGGGGCTCACCCCGTGGTGGCGATAGATCTACGGCCCGAAAAACTGGCTAAGGCCAAGGCCCTTGGCGCCACCCACACCTTTGTCCCGGCGGAAGCCCCCCAAGCGGTCCAAGACCTGACGGGCGGGCGAGGCGTGGACGTGGCCTTCGAGGCCTTAGGGAAACCGGAAACCTTCCGTTTGGCCCTAAACCTCCTCCGGGACGGGGGAAGGATGGTACCCGTGGGCATCGCCCCCCAAGGGGTGGAGGCCGGGGTGGAGATCACCCGGTTGGTCCGGCGCAAGCTTAGGATCCTAGGCTCCTACGGGGCCAAGCCCCGGAAGGACATGCCCATCCTCCTTAAACTGGCGCAAGCGGGCATCGTGGGGGTGGGTGCAGGGGTTAGCGACCGCTTCGCTTTGGAGGAAGCCGACCTGGCCTACCGGCACCTGGATAAGGGGGAAATTGTAGGCCGGGCGGTGGTGTTGATGGGAGGTGGAACGTGA
- a CDS encoding TRAP transporter substrate-binding protein, giving the protein MKKQVAAQKASKRFRTDRRTFLKAGITLGAATLSGQAVAQRRPEVRWTMATSWPATIHLHHMAQFWAKKVEEMSGGRMVVDVQPSGAIVGAFEVLDAAHSGVVQAMHSWSAYWIGRNPAAAFFASVPFLFAPLSHLAWVYEGGGLQFWQKIYDDLRLNVKVLPCGITHAEIVAWSHKPLRRLEDWRSLKYRAPGIWGEILRGLGVAVVTLPAAELYTAMERRVIDATEFNTPYTDYLLRFHEVARYFTGPGMHQPTVLFELVINKTAWDRLPSDLKVIVEEAARATTLWSLVYDLDKSMEYIDLFKRRGNQQVSVERQTQWEIYKVAMEYLKKQAEANPFFKQVLDSALSYHRRYAAYDELMTPIPVREAHRVPQPYRVI; this is encoded by the coding sequence GTGAAAAAGCAGGTGGCAGCTCAGAAGGCATCCAAGCGGTTTCGTACAGATCGGCGGACTTTCCTGAAAGCGGGCATCACCCTGGGCGCCGCAACCCTAAGCGGCCAAGCGGTGGCCCAAAGGCGCCCCGAGGTGCGCTGGACCATGGCCACCTCCTGGCCTGCCACCATTCACCTGCATCACATGGCCCAGTTCTGGGCCAAGAAGGTGGAGGAGATGAGCGGGGGCCGGATGGTGGTGGACGTCCAACCGAGCGGCGCCATCGTGGGAGCCTTTGAGGTTCTGGATGCTGCCCACTCCGGGGTCGTCCAAGCCATGCACAGCTGGAGCGCCTACTGGATAGGCCGGAACCCCGCCGCCGCATTCTTCGCCTCAGTCCCCTTCCTTTTCGCTCCCCTTTCCCACCTAGCCTGGGTTTACGAAGGAGGGGGCCTCCAGTTCTGGCAGAAGATCTACGATGATCTAAGGCTCAACGTAAAGGTACTTCCCTGTGGCATCACCCATGCGGAAATAGTGGCCTGGTCCCATAAACCCTTGCGCCGGCTAGAGGACTGGCGGAGTCTGAAATACCGGGCACCCGGGATTTGGGGCGAGATTCTCCGGGGGTTGGGAGTGGCCGTGGTAACCTTACCGGCCGCTGAGCTCTACACCGCCATGGAGCGCCGCGTCATAGATGCCACAGAGTTCAACACCCCTTACACCGACTACCTCCTCCGGTTCCACGAGGTGGCCCGCTACTTCACCGGACCAGGCATGCACCAGCCCACAGTGCTCTTTGAGCTTGTGATCAATAAGACTGCCTGGGATCGGTTGCCGAGCGATCTCAAAGTGATCGTAGAGGAAGCCGCTAGGGCAACCACGCTTTGGAGCCTGGTCTACGACTTGGACAAGAGCATGGAGTACATAGACTTGTTCAAGCGGCGGGGCAACCAACAAGTATCGGTAGAAAGGCAAACCCAATGGGAGATTTACAAAGTGGCCATGGAGTACCTTAAGAAACAGGCCGAGGCCAATCCCTTCTTCAAGCAGGTGCTGGACTCGGCCTTAAGCTACCACCGCCGCTACGCCGCTTACGACGAACTGATGACCCCCATCCCCGTCCGGGAAGCGCACCGCGTGCCCCAACCCTATAGGGTGATATAG
- a CDS encoding TRAP transporter small permease subunit, whose amino-acid sequence MAALLRTIDLINASLSRFSSVFMVLLGLTLTYEVGMRYLFKSPTLWSYDMSYMLTSLFMVLSMGHVLQRNEHVRVDLFSHYLPPRWAAALEAFLFLVLLFPFLYVLLAPMPGHVLNSWRIGERYTAGTWLPPIYPFKTWVMVGMWLLALQSLAQFLRALILALKGEKV is encoded by the coding sequence ATGGCTGCACTTCTTAGAACCATAGACCTCATCAACGCCAGCCTTAGCCGTTTCTCCTCCGTCTTCATGGTCCTTCTTGGGCTTACCCTAACGTACGAGGTAGGGATGCGCTACCTCTTTAAAAGCCCCACCCTTTGGAGCTACGACATGAGCTACATGCTTACCAGCCTCTTCATGGTCCTATCCATGGGCCACGTTCTGCAGCGCAACGAGCACGTACGTGTGGACTTGTTCTCCCATTACTTGCCCCCGCGCTGGGCTGCGGCCCTCGAGGCTTTCCTCTTTCTGGTCCTTCTCTTTCCCTTCCTCTATGTCCTCCTTGCCCCAATGCCGGGGCATGTGCTTAACTCCTGGCGGATAGGCGAGCGCTACACCGCCGGGACCTGGCTCCCTCCCATCTACCCCTTCAAAACCTGGGTCATGGTGGGTATGTGGCTGCTGGCCCTCCAATCCCTTGCCCAATTCCTTCGGGCCCTGATCCTGGCCCTTAAGGGGGAAAAGGTATGA
- a CDS encoding TRAP transporter large permease produces the protein MSPAQERSLSLPLGLTLFLLVLVLLGPAIAWLRGADLTSEALVGLMLLSVIGAVILGFPIAFALAGVATLYGLALIGPFVGNIFMLRLFQVLQDYILIAIPLFVFMGVVIEQTGLASQLYRTVLEWVGHIRGGLAIATVLAATIFAAATGVVGASVVAIGILALPQMLKYGYSKPLTTGVVCAGGALGILIPPSIMLVVYGPTAGISIGALFLAAIPAGLLLSGLYVLYVALLCRLRPEEGPAYKGEPIPWRKKIADAAVSILPVGLLILAVLGSIFFGLAAPTEAAALGAFGSLLLALAYKKLTLRSLFEAAYRAVRISAMVYMVLIGAGFLSAIFVRLRGGDAVAHLVAGLDIPVWAVLLVMLFIVFILGMFVDWIGIVMITVPLFIPIATTLGLDLLWFSMLLIVTMQTSFLTPPFAYTIFYLKGIAPPEVTTWDIYRGVVPFILLQLIGVILIGLFPQIVLWLPKALGLWG, from the coding sequence ATGAGCCCGGCCCAGGAAAGATCCCTATCCTTGCCCCTTGGGCTCACCCTTTTCCTCCTGGTCCTGGTGTTGTTGGGCCCCGCCATCGCCTGGCTTCGAGGGGCTGATCTAACCTCTGAAGCCTTGGTGGGGCTCATGCTCCTCTCCGTAATCGGGGCCGTAATCCTCGGTTTCCCCATCGCCTTCGCTTTAGCGGGCGTCGCCACCCTTTACGGCCTTGCCCTAATCGGTCCATTTGTGGGAAACATCTTCATGCTAAGGCTGTTCCAAGTGCTCCAGGACTACATCCTCATCGCCATCCCCTTATTCGTGTTCATGGGAGTAGTGATCGAGCAGACAGGGCTCGCTAGCCAACTGTACCGGACAGTCCTGGAGTGGGTGGGCCACATCCGAGGGGGCCTGGCTATTGCCACGGTGCTCGCGGCCACCATCTTTGCCGCCGCCACGGGAGTGGTGGGGGCCTCGGTGGTGGCCATCGGCATCTTGGCTTTGCCACAGATGCTTAAATACGGTTACAGCAAGCCCCTGACCACGGGGGTTGTCTGCGCTGGGGGAGCCCTAGGTATTCTCATTCCCCCTAGCATCATGCTGGTGGTCTATGGACCCACTGCCGGTATATCCATTGGAGCCTTGTTCCTGGCAGCGATACCCGCGGGCCTCCTTCTTTCCGGCTTGTACGTGCTCTACGTTGCCCTCCTATGCCGCCTTCGCCCTGAGGAGGGACCTGCCTATAAAGGTGAGCCCATTCCCTGGAGGAAAAAGATAGCGGATGCCGCGGTTTCTATCCTTCCTGTAGGACTTCTGATCCTTGCTGTCTTGGGCTCCATCTTCTTCGGGCTAGCTGCCCCCACGGAAGCGGCGGCCCTCGGGGCTTTTGGCTCCCTTCTCCTGGCCCTAGCCTACAAAAAGCTCACCTTAAGAAGCCTGTTTGAGGCTGCTTACCGCGCTGTGCGGATCAGCGCCATGGTCTATATGGTTCTGATCGGAGCAGGGTTCTTAAGCGCTATTTTCGTCCGCCTTCGGGGAGGGGATGCGGTAGCCCACTTGGTGGCGGGTCTAGACATTCCCGTGTGGGCTGTACTCCTTGTAATGCTGTTCATCGTCTTCATTTTGGGCATGTTCGTGGATTGGATCGGCATTGTCATGATCACCGTACCCCTATTCATTCCCATTGCCACAACCTTGGGACTGGACCTCCTCTGGTTCTCCATGCTCCTCATCGTTACCATGCAAACCTCCTTCCTGACCCCACCCTTTGCCTACACCATCTTCTACCTAAAGGGCATTGCCCCCCCAGAGGTCACCACCTGGGATATCTACCGGGGCGTGGTCCCCTTTATTCTCCTCCAGCTTATCGGGGTTATCCTCATCGGCCTTTTCCCCCAGATCGTCCTCTGGTTACCCAAGGCCTTGGGGTTGTGGGGATAG
- a CDS encoding AMP-binding protein has protein sequence MERLRLRKENRNQLLARFRWPTPRRFNLAADTVDRWARANPRGTALLEPGGRKATYAQLSLLSAKWAMVLKAYGVAPGDRVAILLPQSLEAALAYLATYRIGAIALPLSVLFGSEAIRYRLEHGMAKVVLADMEVLEALENAIPEGVKVVPKEALWAMAERVTPDPKPHPTRPNDPALLIYTSGTTGKPKGALLPHGTLIGHLPGFYLYSNFPRRPAVYWSPADWAWMGGLMDVLFPALYYGFTVIAYRARRFDPEEALWIMERFGVTHTFLFPTALKILRSLGPLKKKRLRLKSVHSGGEPLGEELQTWAQENLGLPVNEFYGQTEANLLVGNSFLIYPIRPGSMGLPYPGHEVVVLREDGSQAEPGEVGEIGLKTPDPVAFLGYWQNPEATQAKFLGPYLLTGDLAAKDDEGYLWFKGRKDDLIKSAGYRISPFEVEEVLLTHPAVAMVGVVGLPDPERGERVAAFVKLRPGYSPRPVLAEELKALVRTRLGHHAYPREVRFVEELPLTPTGKIQRFRLRALAQEEKDGGVSG, from the coding sequence ATGGAGCGGCTCCGGCTTAGGAAGGAAAACAGAAACCAACTCCTGGCAAGGTTTCGCTGGCCTACCCCCCGCCGCTTCAACCTGGCCGCGGACACAGTGGACCGCTGGGCCAGGGCTAACCCCAGGGGCACCGCCTTGCTGGAACCCGGGGGACGGAAGGCCACCTATGCCCAGTTGAGCCTCCTCTCCGCGAAGTGGGCTATGGTCCTTAAGGCTTATGGGGTCGCTCCCGGGGACCGGGTGGCCATCCTACTCCCCCAGAGCCTAGAGGCCGCCTTGGCCTACCTGGCCACCTACCGGATCGGGGCCATCGCCCTCCCCCTTTCGGTCCTATTTGGTAGCGAAGCCATCCGTTATCGGCTGGAGCATGGGATGGCCAAGGTGGTCTTGGCGGATATGGAGGTCCTGGAAGCGCTGGAGAATGCGATTCCCGAAGGCGTCAAGGTCGTCCCTAAGGAGGCCCTCTGGGCCATGGCCGAGAGGGTGACGCCGGACCCCAAGCCCCACCCCACCCGGCCCAATGACCCCGCCCTTCTGATCTACACCTCGGGCACCACGGGCAAGCCCAAAGGGGCTTTGCTACCCCATGGCACCTTGATCGGCCACTTACCCGGTTTCTATCTTTACTCCAACTTCCCTCGGCGTCCTGCCGTCTACTGGTCCCCAGCTGACTGGGCCTGGATGGGCGGCCTCATGGACGTTCTCTTCCCAGCCCTGTATTACGGCTTCACGGTGATCGCCTACAGGGCCAGGCGCTTTGACCCAGAGGAAGCCCTGTGGATCATGGAACGCTTTGGGGTCACCCACACCTTCCTCTTCCCTACGGCCCTGAAAATCTTGCGGAGCCTAGGCCCCCTCAAGAAAAAGCGGCTACGTCTAAAGAGCGTGCATTCCGGGGGTGAACCCCTTGGGGAGGAGCTCCAAACTTGGGCACAGGAGAACCTTGGGTTGCCTGTGAATGAGTTCTACGGCCAGACTGAAGCCAACCTATTGGTGGGCAACTCCTTCCTCATCTACCCCATCCGCCCCGGGTCCATGGGTTTGCCCTATCCTGGCCATGAGGTGGTGGTCTTACGGGAGGACGGAAGCCAAGCGGAACCCGGAGAGGTGGGGGAAATTGGGCTAAAAACCCCAGACCCCGTAGCCTTTCTCGGCTATTGGCAAAACCCTGAGGCCACCCAGGCGAAGTTCCTGGGCCCTTACCTTCTCACAGGAGACCTGGCCGCCAAGGACGATGAGGGATACCTATGGTTTAAGGGCCGCAAGGACGACCTCATCAAGTCGGCGGGGTACCGGATAAGCCCCTTTGAGGTGGAGGAGGTGCTCTTAACCCACCCAGCGGTGGCCATGGTGGGGGTTGTGGGGTTACCTGATCCAGAAAGGGGAGAAAGGGTGGCGGCCTTCGTAAAGTTACGCCCAGGCTACTCACCTAGGCCAGTCCTCGCTGAGGAGCTCAAGGCCCTGGTCAGAACCAGGTTGGGCCACCACGCCTACCCCCGGGAAGTTCGCTTTGTGGAGGAACTTCCCCTTACTCCCACGGGCAAGATTCAGCGCTTCCGTTTACGGGCCCTGGCCCAGGAGGAAAAAGATGGAGGGGTTTCGGGGTAA
- a CDS encoding 3-hydroxybutyrate dehydrogenase: protein MEGFRGKRILITGAGSGIGLAIARTFAREGALVLVHDLKDASALAEELGGIFLQADLANPHAVEELGREAARHGVDILVNNAGFQHIDPVEDFPLEIWQKMLQVMLTAPFQLIKALLPGMKAKGWGRILNIASVHGLVASPYKSAYISAKHGLLGLTKTVALEAGPFGITVNAIAPAYVRTPLVENQIADQARTLAIPESEVVEKVFLAQAAIKRLIEPEEIAELALFLASEKASAITGAVFPIDLGWTAR, encoded by the coding sequence ATGGAGGGGTTTCGGGGTAAGAGGATTCTGATCACCGGTGCCGGAAGCGGCATCGGCCTAGCCATCGCCAGGACCTTCGCCCGGGAAGGGGCCTTGGTATTGGTACACGACCTAAAGGACGCCTCCGCCTTGGCGGAGGAGCTAGGCGGGATATTCCTTCAGGCAGATCTAGCCAACCCTCACGCGGTAGAGGAGCTGGGGAGGGAAGCCGCCCGGCATGGGGTGGACATCCTGGTCAACAACGCGGGCTTCCAGCACATTGACCCCGTGGAAGACTTCCCTTTGGAAATCTGGCAAAAGATGCTCCAGGTGATGCTCACCGCCCCCTTCCAGCTCATCAAGGCTCTGCTTCCGGGGATGAAGGCCAAGGGCTGGGGGCGGATCCTCAACATCGCCAGCGTCCACGGCCTGGTGGCAAGCCCCTACAAGTCCGCCTACATCTCCGCCAAGCACGGGCTTTTGGGCCTCACGAAGACCGTGGCCCTCGAGGCGGGTCCCTTTGGCATCACCGTGAACGCCATCGCCCCCGCTTACGTGCGCACCCCCTTGGTGGAGAACCAGATCGCCGACCAGGCCCGCACCCTGGCCATCCCCGAAAGCGAGGTGGTGGAAAAGGTCTTCCTGGCCCAGGCGGCCATCAAACGCCTCATTGAACCGGAAGAGATAGCCGAACTGGCCCTTTTCCTAGCCTCGGAAAAGGCCTCCGCCATCACCGGGGCCGTCTTTCCCATCGACTTGGGATGGACCGCCCGCTAG
- a CDS encoding CoA transferase gives MAPCAWPPGRILDLTRLLPGPLAGKLLRDLGFPVLKVDPPQGDPLRDWAPETYAFLNGNKEVVTLDLKGKEGRERFLSLLPEAVILLESNRPGVMEGLGLGPEVLLGIHPRLAYVRLRGYPDSPDPGHDLTYLAEAGLLGRFPWQSFQFADLASAYALALAALKGLLLGGGVYEVALSEAVKAMAYPPIPFLDGSALCYGVYPVREGKVALAALEPHFWARFCEAAGLPELLPLAFSPAEPGDPGYQRLRAFFQGKAAWEWEAWAREKGLPLRAVRG, from the coding sequence ATGGCGCCTTGCGCATGGCCCCCAGGTAGGATTCTGGACCTTACCCGGCTTCTCCCCGGGCCCTTGGCGGGGAAGCTTCTGAGGGATTTGGGTTTTCCCGTCCTCAAGGTAGACCCCCCGCAAGGGGATCCCCTAAGGGACTGGGCCCCGGAAACCTACGCCTTCCTGAACGGCAACAAAGAGGTTGTGACCCTGGACCTGAAGGGTAAGGAAGGCCGGGAAAGGTTTCTCTCTTTGCTGCCGGAGGCCGTCATCCTCCTGGAGTCCAACCGCCCCGGGGTTATGGAGGGCTTGGGCCTGGGGCCAGAGGTGCTCCTTGGGATCCATCCCCGCCTGGCCTACGTCCGGCTTCGGGGCTACCCCGATTCCCCGGACCCGGGCCACGACCTTACCTACCTGGCGGAAGCGGGGCTTCTGGGGCGCTTTCCCTGGCAGTCCTTCCAGTTTGCCGACCTGGCCAGTGCCTACGCTCTGGCCCTGGCGGCGCTCAAGGGGCTCCTCCTAGGGGGCGGGGTATACGAGGTGGCCCTTTCTGAGGCGGTCAAGGCCATGGCCTATCCCCCCATTCCCTTTTTGGACGGTTCCGCCCTCTGCTATGGGGTCTACCCTGTCCGGGAGGGAAAGGTGGCCCTAGCGGCCTTGGAGCCCCATTTCTGGGCCCGGTTTTGCGAGGCAGCGGGGTTGCCTGAGCTCCTTCCCTTGGCCTTTAGTCCGGCGGAACCGGGCGACCCGGGTTACCAACGGCTACGGGCCTTCTTCCAGGGGAAGGCCGCCTGGGAGTGGGAGGCCTGGGCCAGGGAGAAGGGGCTTCCCCTCCGGGCGGTGCGGGGCTAG